In Podospora pseudoanserina strain CBS 124.78 chromosome 5, whole genome shotgun sequence, a single window of DNA contains:
- a CDS encoding hypothetical protein (EggNog:ENOG503NV2D; COG:S), with the protein MSGNTLTRNTGVAADEDGDVVFSNNDNGRIGRGSSSSSDGLRKGGKSGVEVRHLDDDDDNSNEEAQLLHSDSEDDGLELDELTSPGSDVENRPFRKSKSRQQGRKRHRYCDWLWGGPAPSKTQRIEPRAWLLPRLQAGLVDVLDCLFPQKWQKGMLLVGFGIVWMLTVVVPVVLTKGKVVADGQEVKHLGCVSSLWGGNAECGLDGRLCEPFGNTSVAFRCPADCAGVKLLNPRWVGNQQINYRAYVIGGGEGVYRGDSFVCQAGVHAGVVTDKKGGCGRVKLKGEYYRFENSTQNGVESVQFGSYFPMSYEVEKVEGCGRGDARWGQLIVSVGLSLLLGAGTRSGKVMFFGGFTGVFLHVGLVSDPPDIEVMSGRLVQELVGIMVGRLLPAVFVMVVVYWAIGRRTLEGVDEGANWEKTLLWMGGLWLGGLTNNTFEAWIPISRLEGHDLRQQPGAVVALVVVVGVLIALGTLQAWHFWQEGRLPKFLAFYAGAIAVIATLVVMPGLELRLHHYVLALLLLPGTAMQTRPSLLFQGLLVGLFINGVARWGFDSVLQTYDSIRGDGQYGSLVPEVVAPFIETLEMGVKQETIHFKWSALDDVARLREKIEGISVLVNDVERFRGWFTKTKLEDMVFSWPRFRKADEYFRFSFVGEGGNTLDWTEAGTWFANGTWSKGVGFYKV; encoded by the coding sequence ATGAGCggcaacaccctcacccgcAACACTGGGGTGGCGGCTGACGAAGACGGCGACGTTGTTTtcagcaacaacgacaatGGGAGGATCGGACGTGGGTCGAGCAGTTCGAGCGATGGGCTGAGAAAGGGGGGCAAATCCGGTGTTGAGGTTCGGCACctggacgatgatgatgacaacaGCAACGAAGAGGCTCAACTTTTACACTCTGACAGCGAGGATGACGGGTTGGAACTAGACGAGCTGACGAGCCCGGGTTCTGATGTCGAGAACCGACCCTTCAGGAAGTCAAAGTCGCGGCAGCAAGGGAGGAAAAGACACCGGTATTGCGACTGGCTTTGGGGTGGTCCTGCGCCTTCCAAAACGCAGAGGATTGAACCGAGGGCGTGGCTGCTGCCGAGACTGCaggcggggttggtggatgtTCTTGACTGTCTCTTCCCCCAGAAGTGGCAAAAGGGGATGTTGTTAGTGGGGTTTGGGATCGTGTGGATGTTGACTGTTGTCGTGCCGGTGGTGTTAACCAAAGGAAAAGTGGTGGCCGATGGGCAAGAAGTGAAGCATCTCGGTTGTGTGAGCTCGCTTTGGGGGGGGAATGCAGAGTGTGGGTTGGACGGGCGACTGTGTGAACCGTTTGGGAATACGAGTGTGGCTTTTCGGTGTCCGGCGGATTGTGCGGGCGTGAAGCTGCTCAATCCACGGTGGGTGGGGAATCAGCAGATCAACTACCGGGCTTATGTcattgggggaggggagggggtttatAGGGGTGATTCGTTTGTTTGTCAGGCTGGGGTTCAtgcgggggtggtgacggataagaagggggggtgtgggagggtgAAGTTGAAGGGGGAGTATTACCGGTTTGAGAATAGCACCCAGAATGGGGTGGAGAGTGTACAGTTTGGGAGTTATTTTCCTATGAGTTATGAGGTTGAGAAAGtggaggggtgtgggaggggggatgcgAGGTGGGGCCAGTTGATTGTAAGTGTTGGGCTGAGTTTGTTGCTTGGGGCGGGGACACGGAGTGGGAAGGTGATGTTCTTCGGGGGGTTTACGGGGGTCTTTCTACATGTTGGTTTGGTGAGTGATCCGCCTGATATTGAGGTGATGAGCGGGAGGCTAGTACAGGAGTTGGTCGGGATTATGGTTGGGAGGCTGTTGCCGGCGGTGTTTGTTATGGTGGTTGTGTACTGGGCGATAGGGAGGAGAACGTTGGAGGGCGTGGATGAGGGGGCGAATTGGGAGAAGACGTTGCTGTGGATGGGAGGcttgtggttggggggattGACGAATAATACTTTCGAGGCGTGGATTCCGATTTCGAGGCTGGAGGGACATGATCTGAGGCAGCAGCctggggcggtggtggcactggtggttgttgtgggggTGCTGATTGCCCTGGGGACGTTGCAGGCGTGGCACTTTTGGCAAGAGGGGAGGTTGCCGAAGTTTTTGGCGTTTTATGCGGGGGCGATAGCGGTGATTGCgactttggtggtgatgccgggGTTGGAGCTGAGGCTTCACCATTATGTTCTTGCTTTGCTCCTACTACCGGGGACGGCGATGCagacgaggccgagcttgCTGTTTCAGGGactgttggttgggttgtttaTCAACGGGGTAGCAAGATGGGGCTTCGATTCGGTGTTGCAGACATATGATTCCATCAGGGGGGATGGGCAGTATGGGAGTTTGGtgccggaggtggtggcaccGTTCATTGAGACGTTGGAGATGGGAGTGAAGCAGGAGACGATCCATTTCAAGTGGTCGGCGTTGGACGATGTTGCAAGACTGAGAGAGAAGATTGAGGGCATCAGTGTGCTGGTGAATGATGTGGAGCGGTTTAGAGGGTGGTTTACAAAGACAAAGCTGGAGGATATGGTGTTTTCTTGGCCAAGGTTCAGAAAGGCTGATGAATACTTCAGATTCTCTTTTgtcggggaaggagggaatACATTGGATTGGACCGAGGCGGGGACATGGTTTGCGAACGGGACCTGGAGCAAGGGCGTGGGTTTCTATAAGGTCTAA
- a CDS encoding hypothetical protein (EggNog:ENOG503NUD2; BUSCO:EOG09263ZSC; COG:S), producing MASVEHCLYCFETLAAELQGRKPMTLDQIKKSWAEYISSTTPAAATTTSEASSSSSSSEAAVKQSPALRRLAASSSSSTSSSSSSLSLTSSTPATSLSSSPAPPEGEEVASSSPLFITWNTNHPRHGYILRGCIGTFEPQPLATGLSSYALISALQDSRFHPISPSELPKLQVAVTLLTDFEDAKDKMDWELGKHGIRISFYERGRRYGATYLPDVATEQGWTKEETLVSLMRKAGWSGREEGWEGVDLKVVRYQGRKEKLEYEGYKEWREWVEEQQGRE from the coding sequence ATGGCATCAGTCGAACACTGCCTCTACTGCTTCGAAACCCTAGCCGCCGAGCTCCAAGGCCGCAAGCCCATGACCCTCGACCAAATCAAGAAATCATGGGCCGAATACatttcatcaacaacaccagcagcagcaacaacaacatccgaggcaagcagcagcagcagcagcagcgaggcAGCAGTAAAACAAtcccccgccctccgccGGCTGGCagcctcatcttcctcgtccacgtcctcctcctcgagctccctctccctaacctcctcaaccccagcaacatccctctcctcctcccctgcgcccccagaaggagaagaggtcgCTTCCAGCAGCCCCCTCTTCATAACCTGGAACACGAACCACCCCCGCCACGGGTACATCCTCCGCGGCTGCATCGGCACATTcgaaccccaacccctcgccACAGGGCTCTCCTCTTACGCGCTGATTTCGGCCCTGCAGGACAGCAGGTTCCATCCGATTTCGCCGTCGGAGCTGCCAAAGCTGCAGGTTGCTGTTACCTTGCTCACGGACTTTGAGGATGCAAAGGATAAGATGGATTGGGAGCTGGGGAAGCACGGGATCAGGATCAGTTTCTATGAGCGGGGGAGACGGTACGGGGCTACGTATTTGCCCGACGTGGCTACCGAGCAGGGGTGGACAAAGGAGGAGACGTTGGTCAGCTTGATGAGGAAGGCCGggtggtcggggagggaggaggggtgggagggggtggatttgaAGGTTGTGAGGTATCAGGGGCGgaaggagaagttggagTATGAGGGTTACAAGGAGtggagggagtgggttgaggagcagcaggGGAGGGAATAG
- a CDS encoding hypothetical protein (EggNog:ENOG50KOG4177; COG:I): MAETIGLAASLAGLVTAGLAVCKGLTEYYKTYKSAEKDIQFLCEEVDNLTRILQNLDAAIKDGGSRLEVEAPAEGPVKACRDRITALEEELKHVTGSDNGRNPPVDNIKLFTRFKRTLYPFKEKTLKDLRDNVSKANEILHQAATSILIRQNNRILDTMNQYYEKEDSKEILRWLDPPNPSQRQFIASSKRKDDTGAWFVDNNENEFWTWKESLRSVLWIQGRAGCGKTVLCSTIINHLIDHCQHQATSGIAYFYFDFTDASTSQDHHTLVRSLIVQLSAQMQNRSVTQPLKTLYKRHRNGTTQPTVEELCQTLRNIIEFFSPCYLVIDAVDESKEKVEFLKLLNIMVGQWKLPQLRVLLTSRTELGVEIPKRDWDSRTISIESGLGEDVKHHVLATLSDENGMFSDWNSPERDKIAESLIEASHGNFRWVACQLQVLWGCHTIQELDEALKSLPATLEEIYERELLTVEERRSQGFRHILQWLCYSKRPLKLDEMAEVFAIDQGTNSRPHYDPRRRLVNATRFIHKHSNLVSVVLVKSKGEPHKELRLAHLSVRDYLTGSKIVGSPAKIFHITELSAHQSIAEACIVYLQQIDTPEDSPKTYPLARYAAQFWSYHVHVTTTAATTAAATDQSSGTLIIMSLLIIELITQVLRVFGLSPTISQQLLGENDVHINLNCLCVELLTTPQKYIRYFDPDTPWIHNPDIYRSVESLPSALYYAAHAGLADSVRQLLAQGLDVDAVGGRYGTALQAAACKGHRDVIKVLLAKGAQVNQYAGDYGYALQGACCYGHEECATLLIDHGADVDARGGEHHTALHAAAFNGYEKVVKLLAERGATIDVTDSPNGRTALIDAAKEGQTTVVERLLQLGANSLIRDMGGWTALDEAAPAGFDAIVRILIEHNPSILTSRDLGDYSALDHTAGQHHVSTVRLLSEMGIDVNSKTNEGRTALFKAVKSGNRAVVDLLIQHGAVVSLTDRGGWSALHIAAHHGQVEAGEALLQAGAPIHGGPDGWTPLHISILRKRTCFVKMLLESGADAQAKTVNGVSVMDCVDLHHEYLAEPEKGRLKIDNMWLTRTGLRSAASHGKDARIRDLLDRGADINARDEGGFTALMWAVDGGHLSTVRLLVENGADLDARSDQEGNTALMLAAMQASPSSVMHLLVEHGADVNVRNNDGESAMSYLDKHKQADCIKLLCEYGYREEETPREMPVLDPSQEVLQNIRKLLEESINHVR; this comes from the exons ATGGCTGAGACCATCGGTCTTGCTGCCAGTCTTGCCGGCTTGGTAACGGCGGGCTTGGCAGTCTGCAAAGGTCTAACGGAATATTACAAGACCTATAAAAGTGCTGAGAAGGACATCCAATTCCTTTGTGAGGAGGTCGACAATCTCACCCGAATTCTTCAG AACCTTGACGCTGCTATCAAAGATGGTGGCAGTAGGCTTGAGGTGGAGGCCCCGGCCGAGGGGCCAGTTAAGGCTTGTCGTGATAGGATCACGgcgctcgaggaggagctcaagcATGTCACCGGTTCTGATAACGGGCGCAATCCACCGGTGGACAACATCAAGTTATTCACCAGATTTAAGCGGACACTGTATCCGTTCAAGGAAAAAACCTTGAAGGACTTGCGCGATAATGTATCGAAAGCCAACGAGATTCTTCACCAAGCTGCAACCTCCATTTTGAT ACGCCAGAACAATAGGATTTTGGATACAATGAACCAATACTACGAGAAAGAGGATTCCAAGGAGATACTGCGTTGGCTTGATCCGCCTAATCCGTCCCAGAGACAATTTATTGCCTCGTCCAAACGCAAGGACGACACGGGTGCCTGGTTCGTCGATAACAACGAAAACGAATTTTGGACCTGGAAGGAATCGTTACGCTCCGTGCTCTGGATACAAGGCAGAG CGGGGTGTGGGAAGACTGTTCTCTG CTCCACGATAATCAACCACCTCATTGATCACTGCCAGCATCAGGCGACTTCAGGGATCGCCTACTTTTACTTTGACTTTACGGATGCCTCGACATCTCAAGATCACCACACACTCGTCCGGTCGCTCATTGTGCAACTATCGGCGCAAATGCAAAATCGTTCGGTAACACAACCCCTCAAAACACTATACAAGCGACACCGGAATGGAACAACACAGCCGACGGTGGAAGAGCTCTGCCAAACACTCCGTAACATCATCGAGTTTTTCTCGCCGTGTTATCTTGTTATCGATGCCGTAGACGAAAGCAAAGAGAAGGTGGAGtttctcaaactcctcaacatcatggTCGGCCAATGGAAGCTGCCTCAACTTCGTGTTCTGCTTACGAGTCGAACCGAGCTCGGTGTGGAGATTCCGAAACGCGACTGGGATAGCCGCACCATATCTATTGAAAGCGGTCTCGGCGAGGACGTCAAACATCATGTCCTGGCAACACTGTCAGATGAAAATGGGATGTTCAGCGATTGGAATTCGCCCGAAAGAGACAAGATTGCAGAATCCCTTATTGAAGCATCGCACGGAAA CTTCAGATGGGTTGCTTGCCAGCTTCAGGTCCTGTGGGGGTGTCATACCATCCAAGAACTAGATGAAGCTCTCAAGTCCTTACCCGCCACGCTCGAAGAGATCTACGAAAGGGAGCTCTTGACAGTcgaagagaggaggagtcAAGGGTTTCGCCATATTTTGCAATGGTTGTGTTACTCAAAGCGGCCGCTGAAGCTCGACGAAATGGCCGAAGTGTTTGCGATTGACCAAGGGACGAATTCGCGGCCGCACTACGATCCCCGGCGACGGTTAGTAAATGCAACGAGATTCATTCACAAGCATAGCAATCTGGtctcggtggtgctggtcaAGTCAAAAGGCGAGCCGCACAAAGAGCTGCGGCTAGCCCACTTGTCCGTCCGAGACTACCTTACAGGGAGCAAGATTGTCGGTTCGCCGGCGAAGATTTTCCATATAACGGAACTATCAGCACACCAGAGCATAGCGGAAGCGTGTATTGTCTACCTCCAGCAAATCGACACCCCAGAGGATTCCCCAAAGACCTACCCGCTTGCCCGATATGCTGCGCAGTTCTGGTCCTATCATGTCCATGTTACAACCACCG CTGCAACCACCGCCGCTGCGACTGATCAGTCATCTGGCACGCTGATAATTATGTCGCTGTTGATCATTGAACTTATCACTCAGGTTCTGAGAGTCTTTGGTCTAtctcccaccatctcccaACAGCTTCTGGGGGAAAATGATGTGCACATCAACCTAAACTGTCTTTGCGTGGAgcttctcaccacccctcaaaAGTACATCAGGTATTTTGATCCAGACACGCCGTGGATTCACAATCCCGATATCTACCGGTCCGTCGAGTCGCTACCATCGGCTCTGTACTACGCTGCCCACGCCGGCCTGGCTGATTCAGTCAGACAGCTACTCGCCCAAGGGCTAGATGTTGATGCTGTAGGCGGCCGGTACGGGACAGCTCTGCAGGCAGCAGCCTGCAAAGGACATCGGGATGTCATCAAAGTGTTGCTTGCTAAAGGAGCCCAGGTAAACCAGTATGCGGGTGATTACGGCTACGCACTGCAAGGGGCATGCTGCTACGGCCATGAAGAGTGCGCGACACTGCTTATTGACCACGGAGCGGATGTTGATGCTCGAGGCGGAGAGCATCACACGGCGCTGCACGCAGCAGCGTTCAATGGATACGAGAAAGTTGTGAAGCTGCTGGCCGAGCGAGGTGCCACGATAGACGTTACCGACTCACCCAACGGCCGTACCGCCTTGATCGATGCAGCAAAAGAAGGGCAAACAACCGTCGTAGagcgccttctccaacttgGGGCAAACAGTCTGATCCGCGATATGGGCGGCTGGACGGCGCTAGATGAAGCGGCACCTGCGGGTTTTGACGCCATCGTCCGCATCCTCATCGAACACAACCCTTCCATTCTAACGTCACGGGACCTCGGCGACTATTCAGCGTTGGACCACACCGCAGGACAGCATCACGTGTCGACGGTCCGGTTGCTCTCGGAGATGGGCATTGACGTGAACTCAAAGACCAATGAGGGACGCACAGCCCTTTTCAAAGCGGTAAAATCAGGAAACAGAGCCGTCGTTGACCTGCTCATTCAGCACGGCGCCGTCGTGTCTTTGACGGACAGAGGGGGGTGGTCCGCCTTGCACATAGCTGCGCACCATGGGCaggtggaggcgggggaggccTTGTTGCAGGCCGGGGCTCCGATCCATGGCGGCCCGGACGGCTGGACACCATTGCACATTTCCATACTGAGGAAACGAACCTGCTTTGTCAAGATGCTGCTTGAGAGCGGCGCCGACGCCCAGGCCAAGACGGTCAACGGCGTGTCAGTCATGGACTGCGTTGATCTCCATCACGAGTACCTAGCGGAGCCCGAAAAGGGGAGGCTCAAGATTGACAACATGTGGCTGACCAGGACGGGGCTACGTAGTGCGGCGAGTCATGGAAAGGATGCCCGGATCAGGGACCTGCTCGACCGCGGCGCTGACATCAATGCGAGAGATGAAGGCGGCTTCACTGCTCTCATGTGGGCTGTAGATGGCGGTCACTTGTCAACTGTGCGTCTCTTGGTCGAGAACGGCGCGGATCTGGACGCGCGGAGCGATCAAGAAGGCAACACTGCTCTCATGTTGGCTGCGATGCAAGCAAGCCCGTCATCGGTTATGCATCTTTTGGTGGAGCATGGGGCGGATGTCAACGTGCGGAACAATGACGGCGAGAGTGCAATGAGCTATCTTGACAAACACAAGCAAGCCGATTGTATAAAATTACTCTGCGAATATGGTTAcagagaggaagagaccCCGCGGGAGATGCCAGTCCTTGATCCCAGTCAGGAGGTCCTCCAAAACATCCGGAAGTTGCTGGAGGAAAGCATAAATCATGTTAGATAG
- a CDS encoding hypothetical protein (EggNog:ENOG503PD6A), which produces MVNKLDLEAFQHDRSRWRRSLLFPSWLLQILILLCLMGIFAYRLAETFEHYSAEKKNGSIPMVEVVWEATNILFNLLSLLLTILELARFITSRLTPFLLLSTNLVKLVLSLAVLGLDVVAHLRQLDGHYPTIGLSLDCGLLAASLSSFAYAVLKHRESRKYEQYHLTDEVKRAEPGIFMAGAAGRITGIVKPYDRDSASYRYDYARTVESEDRRVSGEGKWDTSCESQTRSPQF; this is translated from the exons ATGGTCAACAAACTCGACCTCGAAGCCTTCCAACACGACCGCTCCCGGTGGCGCCGCTCActccttttcccctcctggctcctccagatcctcatcctcctctgcctcatGGGTATATTCGCCTACCGACTCGCAGAAACATTCGAGCATTActcggccgagaagaagaacggTTCCATTCCCATGGTCGAAGTAGT ATGGGAAGCAACAaacatcctcttcaacctcctctccctcctcctcacaatCCTCGAACTGGCGCGCTTCATCACCTCccgcctcacccccttcctcctcctctccaccaacctcgtcaaACTTGTGCTCTCGCTTGCCGTGTTGGGTCTCGATGTTGTAGCCCATTTGCGACAGCTAGATGGGCATTACCCCACCATCGGGCTCAGTCTTGACTGTGGTCTTCTTGCTGCTTCGTTGTCTTCGTTTGCGTACGCGGTCCTCAAGCACAGGGAGTCGAGAAAATACGAACAATATCACCTCACTGACGAGGTTAAGCGTGCGGAACCGGGGATTTTTATGGCTGGAGCCGCGGGGAGGATCACGGGGATTGTCAAGCCTTATGATCGGGATAGTGCCAGTTACAGGTATGATTACGCCAGGACGGTGGAGAGTGAGGATCGTCGTGtcagtggggaggggaagtggGACACGTCATGTGAATCCCAGACCCGGTCACCTCAGTTCTGA
- a CDS encoding hypothetical protein (EggNog:ENOG503PR5E), translating into MKFIAAVLALATVAFAYPTVNMNAPVKRQNIVTADVSAPAMTDASGNVVPFDATRVDQARRKL; encoded by the exons ATGAAGTTCATCGCCGCCGTCCTTGCTCTGGCCACTGTTGCCTTTGCCTACCCCACCGTCAACATGAATG CCCCGGTCAAGCGTCAAAACATTGTCACCGCCGACGTCTCGGCCCCGGCCATGACCGATGCCTCTGGCAACGTCGTTCCGTTTGACGCCACCAGAGTTGACCAGGCCCGCCGCAAGCTCTAA
- a CDS encoding hypothetical protein (EggNog:ENOG503P63A; COG:S), with protein MLSFHGEDFAASPNVSWMLCSHLCRMAQALRLWEGGGAEEGEGEEEKQRGLALFWAIYNMEKCCALTFGRSQVGLWEGVDVERVEMPRGEWFGAFRPHLTDQRRAKGVEGVDAEFGGYIFLRNVELAKLSGRVLEYLGKGEGTEEEREVLKGRLAEWFRETDETFRRGVERERQGGVPGAGVDVKREKVMRLYEFTVKFRYLHVLIILTKDSPGDRGLRVESARQAIGILPMTISGWDPVYNGVIWHLLYYPFTPFFVVFGHIVTNPRAETVPSDLRLLETVVEYIIALQPLLTLLRDLTAKLQKTAEIFLRLARRHVAETTGSIPFSSALQEDVTHPTGFSQPQDQPDLSQHPPEMVMPDQQDLFSLEGVDIDRFLSWVPQPMGFPGDIDFGVGDGTAGEEEEEEEEQQQQQQQNRGVKRPLEATFDWFSWENYYADATQ; from the exons ATGCTCAGCTTTCACGGGGAAGATTTCGCGGCGAGCCCAAACGTAAGCTGGATGCTCTGCAGTCACCTATGCCGTATGGCGCAAGCCTTAAGActatgggagggagggggggcagaggaag gggaaggggaagaggaaaaacAGAGGGGTTTGGCCCTGTTTTGGGCGATTTACAACATGGAAAAGTGTTGTGCTTTGACGTTCGGACGATCGCAGGTTgggttgtgggagggggtggatgttgagCGGGTGGAGATGCcgaggggggagtggtttGGGGCTTTCAGGCCGCACTTGACGGATCAGAGGAGGGCtaagggggttgagggggtggatgcCGAGTTTGGGGGGTATATCTTTCTGAGGAATGTCGAGCTGGCCAAGCTGAgcgggagggtgttggagtatttggggaagggggaggggacagaagaggagagggaggtcttgaaggggaggttggcggagtGGTTCAGGGAGACGGATGAGACGTttcggaggggggtggagagggaacGACAAGGGGGGGTGCCGGGAGCGGGGGTTGatgtgaagagggagaaggtgatgaggttgTATGAGTTTACGGTCAAGTTTCGGTATCTGCATGTGCTGATTATTCTGACAAAGGACTCGCCGGGGGAccgggggttgagggtggagagCGCGAGGCAGGCGATTGGGATTTTGCCCATGACGATTTCGGGGTGGGATCCGGTTTACAACGGGGTTATATG GCATCTCCTCTACTACCCGttcacccccttcttcgtGGTATTCGGGCacatcgtcaccaaccccagaGCGGAAACAGTGCCTTCCGACCTCAGACTGCtcgagacggtggtggagtacATCATTGCTCTGCAGCCGCTGCTCACTCTCCTCAGAGATTTGACGGCCAAGCTGCAAAAAACGGCCGAGATATTCCTGAGGCTGGCGAGAAGGCACGTGGCCGAAACAACTGGAAGTATACCGTTCAGTTCTGCATTGCAGGAGGATGTCACTCACCCGACGGGCTTCTCCCAACCGCAGGACCAACCGGACCTCTCGCAGCACCCCCctgagatggtgatgccTGACCAGCAAGACTTATTCTCACTAGAGGGTGTTGATATCGACAGGTTCCTCAGTTGGGTGCCCCAGCCCATGGGATTTCCAGGAGATATCGactttggtgttggtgatgggacggcgggagaggaggaggaggaggaggaggagcagcagcagcagcagcagcagaataGGGGTGTCAAGAGGCCGTTGGAGGCGACGTTTGACTGGTTTTCGTGGGAGAATTATTATGCTGATGCTACCCAGTAA
- a CDS encoding hypothetical protein (EggNog:ENOG503P63A; COG:S) — MDSSSAEMEGRPKVARYAARSTEMEANSERCTREIPKCAACKPWPGPCNYARQFPDPVAAPVAAPSSATLEPANIFVSSSLPDRLDRIEATLQTLTAAVTKLLAVTEAKSSQEPKPESNPAAKQPDETDRSTRSKATCTITPPAISSLDEANAHLGNIIPSHDDHDDHNDHNLALQNLTDLSNTLTSFRLDMSLDLGPHDNRQYIVPPLKPATSSSPV, encoded by the exons ATGGATAGTTCGAGTGCAGAGATGGAGGGTCGGCCCAAGGTGGCTCGCTATGCG GCTAGAAGCACAGAGATGGAAGCTAACAGTGAAAGATGCACCCGCGAAATTCCCAAATGCGCCGCTTGCAAGCCATGGCCTGGACCATGCAACTATGCCAGGCAGTTTCCCGACCCGGTGGCAGCTCCGGTGGCAGCTCCGTCGTCAGCAACCCTGGAACCAGCAAACATCTTTGTTAGCTCTTCTCTCCCTGACCGACTTGACCGAATCGAGGCCACGCTGCAGACTCTCACAGCCGCCGTGACAAAACTGCTCGCTGTCACCGAGGCCAAGAGCTCCCAAGAGCCAAAGCCCGAGTCAAACCCGGCAGCAAAACAACCAGACGAAACAGACAGATCAACGCGCTCAAAAGCAACATGCACTATCACGCCccccgccatctcctccctcgacgaAGCCAACGCACATTTGGGAAACATCATCCCCAGccacgacgaccacgacgaTCACAACGAccacaacctcgccctccaaaacctcaccGACCtatccaacaccctcacctccttccgCCTCGACATGTCCCTCGACCTCGGCCCCCACGACAACAGACAGTACATCGTCCCTCCCTTGAAACCGgcaacctcatcatctccagtATGA